In a genomic window of Streptomyces noursei ATCC 11455:
- a CDS encoding DUF5825 family protein has protein sequence MNDAATVPDNGFDVRFSMWRHGEPTVRALPHMHLGDRVLGGDVADEARRVHESGARFVSIEPVVDLGGRVGTEHVIPALSFIRDLTSYGVEVDWRAQLTVPDGPEWWVFSHLFPPSDLEGPRGAEALKIWRARYHVGRCFFRRGPGFLQIRDRRHAGLRRLTVSDAAYVSAVESLAADRGADSVPAAAMSAFEKHHLAIRIGAGVWWAPYRLRRWASPSWEV, from the coding sequence ATGAACGATGCCGCGACCGTTCCCGACAACGGGTTCGACGTCCGGTTCAGCATGTGGCGCCACGGTGAGCCGACGGTACGCGCGTTGCCGCACATGCACCTCGGCGACCGCGTGCTGGGCGGGGACGTCGCGGACGAGGCGCGCCGGGTCCACGAGTCCGGCGCGCGGTTCGTGTCGATCGAGCCCGTCGTCGATCTCGGTGGACGAGTCGGGACGGAGCACGTCATCCCCGCGCTCTCCTTCATCCGCGATCTCACCAGCTACGGCGTGGAAGTGGACTGGCGGGCACAGCTGACGGTGCCGGACGGTCCCGAGTGGTGGGTGTTCAGCCACCTCTTCCCCCCGTCGGACCTGGAGGGGCCGCGCGGCGCCGAGGCACTGAAGATATGGCGGGCGAGGTACCACGTGGGCAGGTGCTTCTTCCGTCGCGGTCCCGGGTTCCTGCAGATCCGGGACCGGCGCCACGCCGGTCTGCGCCGGCTCACGGTCTCGGACGCCGCCTATGTCTCCGCGGTCGAGTCGCTGGCGGCCGACCGCGGAGCGGACTCCGTGCCGGCCGCGGCGATGTCGGCGTTCGAGAAGCATCACCTGGCCATCCGGATCGGCGCCGGCGTCTGGTGGGCGCCGTACCGTCTGCGGCGCTGGGCTTCGCCGTCCTGGGAGGTATGA
- the nshR gene encoding NshR/TsnR family 23S rRNA methyltransferase, with the protein MTELDTITHASDPAVQRIIDVTKSSRSNIKTTLIEDTETLMQSISAGVQFIEVYGSDSTPFSAELLALCRRQNIAVRLIDSSIVNQLFKGDRKPKTFGIARVPRPAKFSDIADLSGDVVVLDGVKIVGNIGAIVRTSLALGASGIILVDSDITSIADRRLQRASRGYVFSLPVVLSGREEAIAFIRDSGMRLTTLTASGKLSVKDLGDIPDRLALLFGSEKEGPSELFEKAASASVSIPMISATESLNVSVSLGIALHERIDRNLAAHR; encoded by the coding sequence ATGACTGAGTTGGACACCATCACACATGCATCCGATCCCGCGGTGCAGCGGATCATCGATGTCACCAAGTCCTCGCGATCCAACATAAAGACAACGTTGATCGAGGACACCGAGACCCTCATGCAGTCCATCTCGGCCGGAGTGCAGTTCATCGAGGTCTACGGTAGCGACAGCACTCCTTTTTCAGCCGAGTTGCTGGCTCTGTGCAGGCGGCAGAACATCGCGGTCCGCCTCATCGACTCGTCGATCGTCAATCAGTTGTTCAAGGGGGACCGGAAGCCCAAGACGTTCGGCATCGCCCGCGTTCCTCGCCCGGCCAAGTTCAGTGATATCGCAGACCTCAGCGGGGACGTCGTCGTTCTCGACGGGGTGAAGATCGTCGGGAACATCGGCGCGATAGTGCGCACGTCGCTCGCGCTCGGAGCGTCGGGGATCATCCTGGTCGACAGCGATATCACCAGCATCGCGGACCGGCGTCTGCAAAGGGCCAGTCGAGGTTACGTCTTCTCGCTTCCCGTCGTCCTCTCCGGTCGCGAGGAGGCCATCGCCTTCATTCGGGACAGCGGTATGCGGCTGACGACGCTCACCGCAAGCGGCAAGCTTTCCGTGAAGGACCTCGGGGACATTCCCGATCGGCTGGCCTTGTTGTTCGGCAGCGAGAAGGAAGGGCCTTCCGAGCTGTTCGAGAAAGCAGCTTCCGCCTCGGTTTCGATTCCCATGATCAGCGCGACCGAGTCCCTCAATGTCTCCGTCTCGCTCGGTATCGCGCTGCACGAGAGGATCGACAGGAATCTCGCGGCCCACCGATGA